The region GAATCGCTCGCGTGCCCGAAGATCCGCGCGCTGTCGAGCGCGGGCCTCCTCGCCGAGACGTTCTCGCGGATCCGCCGCGGCGATTCGGTGATGTCGCTGTTCGCGGAATCGTAAAGCGATCCGCCGCCAAACGGTTTAGCGCAAAAGGCGAAGCGACGAGCTTCGCTTTTTGCACAATCGGCCGGGACCGACGAACCCCCGGCCATCGATCGGGGGCCTCATGCTGTCGCGGGGCCCCGTTTTACTGCCTGGTCGCGGGCAGCACATGGAGAAACACATGAAAGTCGTCGCTTTCGAGCGCCAACAGCAAGGTACGGGTGCGAGCCGCCGCCTGCGCAACGCCGGTAAGACCACGGGTATCGTGTACGGTGGCGAAGCCGCCCCGCAAATGATCGAACTCGATCACAACGCGCTGTGGCACGCGCTGAAGAAGGAAGCCTTCCACTCGTCGATCCTCGATCTCGAGGTGGCCGGCAAGTCGCAACGCGTGCTGCTGCGTGACGTGCAATACCATCCGTTCCGCCAGCTCGTGCTGCACGTGGACTTCCAGCGCATCGACCCGAAGAAGAAGCTGCACACGAAGGCGCCGCTGCACTTCCTGAACGCGGAAACGAGCCCGGCCGTGAAGCTGTCGAGCGCGGTCGTGTCGCACGTCGTGACGGAAATCGAAATCGAGTGCCTGCCGGCCGACCTGCCGGAATTCCTCGAAGTCGATCTGTCGAAAATCGAAGCAGGCCAGTCGCTGCACGCGAAGGACATCGCGCTGCCCAACGGCGTCGCGCTGACCGCGCACGTCGACGCAGAAAACCCGGTGATCGCCTCGGCGACGATTCCGGCCGGCGCCGTGTCGGATGAGGCGGCTGCGGGCGAAGGCGAAACGCCGGCGGCCTAAGCGCCCTTCGGACCGTTTCGCACGACGGTCGACGAGACCCGCCGCGGCTTGCCCGGCGGGTTTTTTCATTTTTGCCGCCCGCGAGGGCGAGCCCTGACGGGCAAGCGTTCATCATGATCAAACTGATCGTCGGCCTCGGCAATCCCGGGGCGGAATACACGGCGACGCGCCACAACGCGGGTTTCTGGCTCGTCGACCAGCTCGCGCGCGAAGCCGGCGCGACGCTGCGCGACGAACGGCGCTTCCACGGCTTCTATGCGAAGGCGCGCCTGTTCGGCGAGGAAGTGCACCTGCTCGAGCCGCAGACGTACATGAATCGCTCCGGCCAAGCGGTCGTCGCGCTCGCGCATTTCTTCAAAATCCTGCCGACCGAGATACTCGTCGCGCACGACGAGCTGGACCTGCCGCCCGGCGCGGCAAAGCTCAAGCTCGGCAG is a window of Burkholderia mallei ATCC 23344 DNA encoding:
- a CDS encoding 50S ribosomal protein L25/general stress protein Ctc; translation: MKVVAFERQQQGTGASRRLRNAGKTTGIVYGGEAAPQMIELDHNALWHALKKEAFHSSILDLEVAGKSQRVLLRDVQYHPFRQLVLHVDFQRIDPKKKLHTKAPLHFLNAETSPAVKLSSAVVSHVVTEIEIECLPADLPEFLEVDLSKIEAGQSLHAKDIALPNGVALTAHVDAENPVIASATIPAGAVSDEAAAGEGETPAA
- the pth gene encoding aminoacyl-tRNA hydrolase produces the protein MIKLIVGLGNPGAEYTATRHNAGFWLVDQLAREAGATLRDERRFHGFYAKARLFGEEVHLLEPQTYMNRSGQAVVALAHFFKILPTEILVAHDELDLPPGAAKLKLGSGSGGHNGLKDISAHLSSQQYWRLRIGIGHPRDLIPESARAGAKPDVANFVLKPPRKDEQDLIDAAIERALAVMPTAIKGETERAMMQLHRNGA